A stretch of bacterium DNA encodes these proteins:
- the miaA gene encoding tRNA (adenosine(37)-N6)-dimethylallyltransferase MiaA produces the protein MRTIKPSGRPLVIAIGGPTASGKSALAMHLAELLTVEIVNFDSMQVYRGMDIGTAKPGGSERTAVPHHLLDIRDPDEEFSVGQFIPLFRTAVDEITARGAVPVAVGGTGLYLRGALGGLFEGPARDEELRNRFREQEKADPGRLYRLLAEKDPETAERTMPNDLVRVVRALEVLELTGSSISRLRSGHAFGDRPFDARVYCLSPDREQLYRWVEERVDAMMASGLLEEVRGLREKGYGRELASMKALGYRELMAHHLDGETNLEEAVELIKRNTRRYAKRQLTWFRGEEGVTWLEYAGREEIPGLAERIAREVQSVECRA, from the coding sequence ATGAGGACTATCAAGCCCTCAGGCAGACCCCTCGTAATCGCCATCGGCGGGCCCACCGCCTCGGGGAAATCGGCCCTGGCCATGCACCTGGCAGAGCTATTGACCGTGGAGATCGTCAACTTCGACTCCATGCAGGTCTACAGGGGCATGGACATCGGGACCGCCAAGCCAGGCGGGTCCGAGCGAACCGCAGTGCCCCACCACCTCCTGGACATCCGCGATCCAGACGAGGAGTTCTCGGTGGGACAGTTCATCCCCCTTTTTCGCACAGCTGTGGACGAGATCACTGCCCGGGGAGCTGTCCCCGTCGCGGTGGGGGGAACAGGGCTTTACCTCAGGGGAGCCCTGGGCGGGCTTTTCGAGGGACCGGCCCGGGATGAAGAGCTAAGGAACAGGTTTCGGGAACAGGAAAAGGCCGATCCCGGGCGCCTTTACAGGCTTCTTGCTGAAAAAGACCCTGAAACCGCTGAAAGGACCATGCCCAATGACCTCGTCCGCGTCGTCCGTGCCCTGGAGGTCCTTGAACTCACCGGCTCTTCCATAAGCCGCCTCCGCTCGGGGCACGCCTTCGGGGACCGGCCCTTCGACGCAAGGGTTTACTGTCTCTCCCCGGACAGGGAGCAGCTGTACCGGTGGGTCGAGGAGCGGGTGGACGCCATGATGGCCTCCGGCCTCCTGGAGGAGGTGAGGGGGCTGAGGGAGAAGGGTTATGGCAGGGAGCTGGCCTCCATGAAGGCCCTGGGATACAGGGAACTCATGGCCCACCACCTGGACGGGGAAACGAACCTGGAAGAAGCGGTGGAGCTTATCAAGCGCAACACCCGCCGATACGCCAAGCGCCAGCTCACCTGGTTCCGAGGGGAAGAGGGGGTGACCTGGCTGGAGTACGCGGGTCGGGAGGAGATCCCGGGTCTGGCGGAGAGGATAGCGAGGGAAGTGCAGAGCGTAGAGTGTAGAGCGTAG
- the mutL gene encoding DNA mismatch repair endonuclease MutL → MSDSRKRIKILPDHLVDVIAAGEVVERPASVVKELVENALDAGAEKIEVRIEDGGRRKIVVTDDGAGMAQDDCLLAIERHATSKIASVDDLRHLRTLGFRGEALPSIAAVGRFTMESWDGKAGSGTKITVDNGKLINVEPVGRAQGTTVTLERLFGKLPARRKFLRTRETEAAWCLGAVEDAALAAPAVSFSVISDGARIMNLPPVLARAGRGASSLHDRVASLWGVDTAESLVPLSAMADGITLEGLVSPPTVTFGRRTRHKVIVNGRPVRDPVLNRVISSALAGSWPAGRFPALVLRLTVDDDLVDVNVHPSKREVRFRRTDPVAQALKAAVRDMNSPVRVSPDYIRAHSPRDYPQPAGTVPATPARESKLPFGKAVNPLESADFERDIDGFSENTGYDPESPRILGQVMGTYILVEGGNGVQVIDQHAAHERIVFNRLMARRGGKDVPVQRLAVPRVLTLSPSEAANLLASADMLNSFGFEVDEFGPSTVRITAVPSDLKEELIDEILQQLASDPDSLGKDPEEVALAMSRWACRQSVMAGQRLSGSQMAALIGELDKAESGFSCPHGRPTRVTLGPADLEKLFGRR, encoded by the coding sequence ATGAGCGACAGCCGTAAACGCATTAAGATCCTCCCCGACCACCTTGTCGACGTTATCGCCGCGGGGGAGGTGGTGGAGCGCCCGGCTTCCGTGGTCAAGGAGCTGGTGGAGAACGCCCTTGACGCCGGGGCGGAAAAGATCGAAGTGCGCATCGAGGACGGCGGGCGGCGGAAGATCGTCGTCACCGACGACGGGGCCGGGATGGCCCAGGACGACTGTCTGCTTGCCATCGAGCGCCACGCCACCAGCAAGATCGCCTCCGTGGACGACCTCAGGCACCTGAGGACCCTGGGTTTCCGGGGTGAAGCCCTTCCCAGCATAGCAGCGGTGGGCCGGTTCACCATGGAAAGCTGGGATGGGAAAGCTGGTTCGGGTACGAAGATCACCGTGGACAACGGCAAGCTGATCAACGTGGAGCCGGTGGGCAGGGCACAGGGGACCACCGTTACCCTCGAAAGGCTCTTCGGAAAGCTCCCTGCCCGGAGGAAGTTCCTCAGGACCAGGGAAACCGAAGCGGCCTGGTGTCTTGGCGCCGTCGAGGATGCTGCCCTGGCTGCTCCCGCCGTGTCCTTCTCGGTAATCAGCGACGGTGCCCGGATCATGAACCTCCCTCCTGTCCTGGCCCGAGCCGGTCGAGGGGCCTCATCCCTGCATGACCGGGTTGCCTCCCTGTGGGGCGTTGACACTGCCGAAAGCCTTGTCCCCCTGTCGGCCATGGCCGACGGAATCACTCTCGAGGGCCTCGTCAGCCCCCCCACAGTAACCTTCGGCCGCCGCACGAGACACAAGGTCATCGTCAACGGACGCCCGGTCAGGGACCCGGTGCTCAACAGGGTCATCTCCTCGGCCCTGGCCGGTTCGTGGCCTGCGGGACGGTTCCCGGCCCTGGTGCTCAGGCTTACCGTGGACGACGACCTTGTGGACGTGAACGTGCATCCTTCAAAACGGGAGGTCCGGTTCCGCAGGACCGATCCCGTTGCCCAGGCGCTGAAAGCCGCCGTACGGGACATGAACTCCCCGGTCAGGGTGTCGCCTGATTACATTCGCGCGCACTCCCCGAGGGATTACCCGCAACCGGCCGGAACTGTTCCGGCAACTCCGGCCAGAGAGTCAAAACTGCCTTTTGGCAAGGCTGTTAACCCATTGGAGTCGGCTGATTTTGAACGCGATATTGACGGGTTCTCTGAAAATACAGGATATGACCCAGAATCCCCCAGGATCCTGGGCCAGGTCATGGGGACCTATATCCTCGTGGAAGGCGGGAACGGGGTCCAGGTCATCGATCAGCACGCCGCCCACGAGAGGATCGTGTTCAACCGGCTCATGGCCCGGCGTGGGGGAAAGGACGTGCCGGTCCAGAGGCTGGCGGTTCCCCGTGTCTTGACCCTCAGTCCCTCCGAGGCGGCAAACCTCCTCGCTTCCGCCGACATGCTCAACTCCTTCGGTTTCGAAGTGGACGAGTTCGGGCCTTCCACGGTCCGTATTACGGCTGTCCCGTCGGATCTGAAGGAAGAACTCATCGATGAGATCCTTCAGCAGCTGGCTTCTGATCCTGATTCCCTTGGCAAGGACCCCGAAGAGGTGGCTTTGGCTATGAGCCGGTGGGCGTGCCGCCAGAGCGTCATGGCCGGCCAGAGGCTTTCCGGGTCCCAGATGGCGGCACTGATAGGGGAACTGGACAAGGCCGAGTCAGGTTTCTCCTGTCCACACGGCCGCCCCACCCGGGTCACCCTGGGCCCGGCGGACCTCGAGAAGCTCTTCGGCCGGCGATGA